In Haloarchaeobius litoreus, the following are encoded in one genomic region:
- a CDS encoding GMC family oxidoreductase, whose translation MSTGSSTARRQDGDVDRTPSPRADVCIVGAGPAGALVAHRLASGGYDVVVLEAGPRFDPADRPERMERHIRPSHGPEDVWDMGGSRDAYTNAGEEHYPLNAARVKGVGGTTLHWQGMVFRLHESDFERRSRHGVERDWPIGYDDLRPYYAEAETELGVAGADDNPFAPPREEPFPMPAFRPSYSDSLFAEACEELGIAMHSAPNARNSEARDGRSVCQGYGTCKPVCPSGAKYDATVHVAKAEAEGARVIDRAPVQRIEHDRPGETVDAVVYATPDGEEHRQEARQFVLAAGGIEIPRLLLLSRSEEHPDGLANSSGAVGRYFMDHLFAGMGGELDEPTRQKHVGFITSECHQFYDDVDESAGPYKLEFLNYAGPSPVNVALSTGSEAAWGDALADEIRGTYGNRIAMGGLCGQPPRAENRITLNPDVTDDHGNPVPEIHWSLGERERRTIEAANERQAAIMDELGVDVDWVAGPDATGPAFHHMGTTRMGTDPEESVVTPRLRTHDLDNCWIASSSTFVTGGALNPTLTIAALALRAADAISEQL comes from the coding sequence ATGAGCACCGGATCGTCCACTGCACGGCGACAGGACGGCGACGTGGACCGGACCCCCTCGCCGCGCGCCGACGTGTGCATCGTCGGCGCGGGACCGGCCGGCGCACTCGTCGCCCACCGGCTCGCCAGCGGGGGCTACGACGTTGTCGTACTGGAGGCCGGCCCGCGCTTCGACCCGGCCGACAGACCCGAACGCATGGAGCGGCACATCCGGCCGAGCCACGGCCCCGAGGACGTGTGGGACATGGGCGGGTCGCGTGACGCGTACACGAACGCGGGCGAGGAGCACTATCCGCTCAACGCGGCGCGAGTCAAGGGTGTCGGCGGGACGACGCTGCACTGGCAGGGGATGGTGTTCCGGCTGCACGAGTCCGACTTCGAGCGCCGGAGCCGCCACGGCGTCGAGCGCGACTGGCCCATCGGCTACGACGACCTCAGACCGTACTACGCCGAAGCCGAGACCGAACTCGGCGTCGCCGGGGCGGATGATAACCCCTTCGCGCCCCCGCGCGAGGAGCCGTTCCCGATGCCGGCGTTCCGGCCGTCGTACTCGGACTCGCTGTTCGCCGAGGCCTGCGAGGAACTGGGAATCGCGATGCACTCGGCCCCCAACGCCCGGAACTCGGAGGCGCGGGACGGCCGGAGCGTCTGTCAGGGCTACGGCACCTGCAAGCCTGTCTGCCCCTCCGGCGCGAAGTACGATGCGACCGTCCACGTCGCGAAGGCCGAGGCGGAGGGAGCCCGCGTCATCGACCGCGCGCCGGTCCAGCGCATCGAGCACGACCGCCCGGGCGAGACGGTCGACGCGGTCGTCTACGCGACGCCCGACGGGGAGGAGCACCGTCAGGAGGCCCGGCAGTTCGTGCTCGCGGCCGGCGGCATCGAGATCCCCCGGCTTCTCCTGCTCTCGCGCTCGGAGGAGCACCCCGACGGACTCGCGAACTCCTCCGGCGCGGTCGGCCGCTACTTCATGGACCACCTGTTCGCCGGAATGGGCGGCGAGCTGGACGAGCCGACCCGCCAGAAGCACGTCGGGTTCATCACCAGCGAGTGCCACCAGTTCTACGACGACGTCGACGAGTCGGCCGGGCCGTACAAGCTCGAGTTCCTCAACTACGCCGGCCCGTCGCCGGTGAACGTCGCGCTCTCGACCGGGAGCGAGGCGGCCTGGGGCGACGCGCTCGCAGACGAGATACGCGGCACGTACGGCAACCGCATCGCGATGGGCGGACTCTGTGGGCAACCACCCCGCGCCGAGAACCGAATCACGCTGAACCCGGACGTGACCGACGACCACGGCAACCCAGTCCCCGAGATACACTGGTCGCTCGGCGAGCGCGAGCGCCGGACCATCGAGGCCGCCAACGAGCGACAGGCGGCCATCATGGACGAGCTCGGCGTCGACGTGGACTGGGTGGCTGGCCCCGATGCGACCGGGCCTGCGTTCCACCACATGGGGACGACGCGGATGGGCACCGACCCCGAAGAGAGCGTCGTGACTCCGCGGCTCCGGACCCACGACCTGGACAACTGCTGGATCGCCTCCTCGTCGACGTTCGTCACGGGCGGCGCGCTGAACCCGACGCTCACCATCGCTGCGCTCGCGCTCCGGGCGGCCGACGCCATCTCGGAGCAGCTCTGA
- a CDS encoding multicopper oxidase domain-containing protein, whose translation MAATGTTGLAAAAGCMTATTTPSTRQVDPGAATQNRATQDLPTTSKPEVVDLDERGHEVTLKPVQARHDMHPLETMGGPVGLPTTWAFAADDGDPSVPAPILRCTEGAELEITLDNTDADAPHTLHFHGVQKTWENDGVPTTTGITVMPGETHTYTIPANVAGTHLYHCHYQTPMHMEMGMFGILRVDPEGYEEADKEYFMTVKEWDTRLARQHAGEDVQFDLTNRRPDAFTVNGKCAPRTLHPEEGSPILVDQGDTVRIHWVNGGFMSHPLHIHNHRFKVVEKDGAEYPEGMQFKQDVLNVAPAERYTIEFEADSDPGIYLMHCHKVDHVRNGSTYPGGMLSGIVYTEAMNTEIFANLMEYAGYEG comes from the coding sequence ATGGCGGCCACGGGAACCACGGGACTCGCGGCCGCGGCAGGCTGCATGACGGCGACGACCACCCCCTCCACGCGGCAGGTGGACCCCGGTGCAGCGACGCAGAACCGGGCGACGCAGGACCTCCCGACGACGAGCAAGCCGGAGGTCGTCGACCTGGACGAGCGGGGCCACGAGGTCACGCTGAAGCCCGTGCAGGCACGCCACGACATGCACCCCCTCGAGACGATGGGCGGCCCCGTCGGCCTCCCGACGACGTGGGCGTTCGCGGCCGACGACGGCGACCCGAGCGTCCCGGCACCCATCCTCCGCTGTACGGAGGGTGCGGAGCTCGAGATCACGCTCGACAACACCGACGCCGACGCCCCGCACACGCTGCACTTCCACGGCGTCCAGAAGACCTGGGAGAACGACGGCGTGCCGACGACGACCGGAATCACGGTGATGCCCGGCGAGACGCACACGTACACCATCCCCGCGAACGTGGCCGGCACGCACCTCTACCACTGCCACTACCAGACCCCCATGCACATGGAGATGGGGATGTTCGGCATCCTCCGGGTCGACCCCGAGGGATACGAGGAGGCCGATAAGGAGTACTTCATGACCGTCAAGGAGTGGGACACCCGCCTCGCCCGACAGCACGCCGGCGAGGACGTCCAGTTCGACCTGACGAACCGTCGTCCCGACGCGTTCACGGTCAACGGGAAGTGTGCGCCCCGCACGCTCCACCCCGAGGAGGGCTCGCCGATACTCGTCGACCAGGGCGACACCGTCCGCATCCACTGGGTCAACGGGGGGTTCATGAGCCACCCGCTGCACATCCACAACCACCGGTTCAAGGTGGTCGAGAAGGACGGCGCGGAGTACCCCGAGGGGATGCAGTTCAAGCAGGACGTGCTGAACGTCGCACCCGCCGAGCGGTACACCATCGAGTTCGAGGCGGACTCCGACCCCGGTATCTACCTGATGCACTGTCACAAGGTCGACCACGTCCGCAACGGCTCGACCTACCCCGGCGGGATGCTCTCGGGCATCGTCTACACGGAGGCGATGAATACGGAGATCTTCGCGAACCTGATGGAGTACGCGGGATACGAGGGCTGA
- a CDS encoding halocyanin domain-containing protein encodes MRRRQFMAAAGTVALGTAATGLAAGQQEEEVSLVDWFDGVGNVDGLVDRTGESEVTITVGSQGNGGAFAFDPPAVRIDPGTTVVWEWSGNGGVHDVAAEDGSFASEMKGEDGATYERTFEETGVVRYACNPHKSMGMRAALVVGDVSVTLTAGSATGTSTGSEEQAPTGPTFDGWLEGVENYRGIVDKRGQDTVMVSVGAQGNGGPYAFDPPAIRVDPGTTVVWEWAGTEGPYSVVDDALGFASEHTTDVGNRYAMEFSGSGLSKYYCEDYKDRGMRGVVLVGDGPTEVMSKSALAAGGGLLALVSAPMLFGLREHVRDTTQE; translated from the coding sequence ATGCGACGACGCCAGTTCATGGCCGCGGCCGGCACCGTCGCCCTCGGGACGGCGGCGACGGGGCTTGCCGCCGGCCAGCAGGAAGAGGAGGTATCGCTCGTCGACTGGTTCGACGGCGTGGGGAACGTCGACGGGCTGGTCGACCGGACCGGCGAGTCCGAGGTGACGATCACGGTCGGGTCCCAGGGCAACGGCGGCGCGTTCGCGTTCGACCCGCCGGCGGTCCGCATCGACCCCGGGACGACGGTGGTCTGGGAGTGGTCCGGTAACGGCGGCGTCCACGACGTGGCCGCGGAGGACGGCAGCTTCGCCTCCGAGATGAAGGGCGAGGACGGCGCGACGTACGAGCGCACGTTCGAGGAGACCGGTGTCGTCCGGTACGCCTGCAACCCGCACAAGAGCATGGGGATGCGGGCCGCGCTCGTCGTCGGCGACGTCTCGGTCACGCTGACCGCGGGCTCGGCGACGGGGACCAGCACCGGCAGCGAGGAGCAGGCACCGACCGGCCCGACGTTCGACGGCTGGCTGGAAGGCGTCGAGAACTACCGGGGCATCGTCGACAAGCGTGGGCAGGACACCGTGATGGTCTCCGTCGGCGCGCAGGGCAACGGCGGCCCGTACGCCTTCGACCCGCCCGCCATCCGTGTCGACCCCGGGACGACGGTGGTCTGGGAGTGGGCCGGCACGGAGGGTCCCTACAGCGTGGTCGACGACGCGCTCGGCTTCGCGAGCGAGCACACGACCGACGTGGGCAACCGCTACGCGATGGAGTTCTCGGGCTCGGGCCTGAGCAAGTACTACTGCGAGGACTACAAGGACCGCGGGATGCGCGGGGTCGTCCTCGTCGGTGACGGTCCGACGGAGGTCATGTCGAAGTCCGCGCTTGCGGCGGGCGGCGGCCTGCTCGCGCTCGTCTCGGCCCCGATGCTGTTCGGCCTGCGCGAGCACGTCCGGGACACGACGCAGGAGTAG
- the hflX gene encoding GTPase HflX, which produces MSRRTVLAARTTDERPDTNEIRALAESAGHEVVAEHTQTRPEDATFDLGRGKVDEVAESIREHDARLVVVDNELTPSQFFAWTDRLPDGVEVRDRFRLVLDIFEARASTRRATLQVELARLQHELHRRREVQGRDTEYKGFPTHDPEGEWIREVKLRIDRVQNRLDELPEEGDENRARKHDAGFDFVALAGYTNAGKSTLLHRLADDLSLEDLGTGPNDLAETVNVEDRLFETLDTTTRRCTVDGRRLLVSDTVGFIRDLPHDLVEAFRSTLVEAREADVVVLVADASKPVDALRERVRTVLDEVGDGPVVPVLNKADRVDDTDLERTRAALPDALDEPVALSATKGAGFDDLCERVVAALPTETATFELPHGDETMGFVAWCHDHGAVDAVEYGDRVSLELRARPSVVEQARARATDVTDGAGADGRA; this is translated from the coding sequence ATGTCACGACGGACAGTACTCGCAGCACGAACCACAGACGAACGACCCGACACGAACGAGATCCGCGCACTCGCAGAATCCGCGGGCCACGAGGTCGTCGCAGAGCACACCCAGACCCGCCCGGAGGACGCCACGTTCGACCTCGGCCGCGGGAAGGTCGACGAGGTCGCCGAGAGCATCCGCGAACACGACGCCCGCCTCGTCGTCGTGGACAACGAACTCACGCCATCGCAGTTCTTCGCGTGGACCGACCGACTCCCCGACGGCGTCGAGGTACGGGACCGCTTCCGGCTCGTCCTCGACATCTTCGAGGCCCGCGCGAGCACCCGGCGGGCGACTCTCCAGGTCGAGCTCGCGCGACTCCAGCACGAGCTCCACCGTCGCCGCGAGGTACAGGGTCGGGACACGGAGTACAAGGGCTTCCCCACGCACGACCCCGAGGGCGAGTGGATCCGGGAGGTGAAGCTCAGAATCGACCGGGTCCAGAACCGATTGGACGAGCTCCCCGAGGAGGGCGACGAGAACCGAGCGCGAAAACACGACGCCGGCTTCGACTTCGTCGCGCTCGCGGGCTACACGAACGCGGGGAAGTCGACCCTGCTGCACCGGCTCGCGGACGACCTGTCGCTCGAGGACCTCGGGACCGGGCCGAACGACCTCGCCGAGACCGTGAACGTCGAGGACCGCCTGTTCGAGACGCTCGACACGACGACGCGCCGGTGTACCGTCGACGGCCGCCGACTACTCGTCTCCGACACGGTCGGGTTCATCCGCGACCTGCCCCACGACCTCGTCGAGGCGTTCCGGTCGACGCTCGTCGAGGCGCGGGAGGCCGACGTGGTCGTCCTCGTCGCGGACGCGAGCAAGCCCGTGGACGCACTGCGCGAGCGTGTTCGGACGGTGCTCGACGAGGTCGGCGACGGTCCGGTCGTCCCCGTACTCAACAAGGCAGACCGCGTCGACGACACCGACCTCGAACGCACGCGGGCAGCGCTCCCGGACGCCCTCGACGAGCCGGTCGCTCTCAGCGCCACCAAGGGGGCCGGTTTCGACGACCTGTGCGAGCGGGTCGTCGCGGCGCTCCCGACCGAGACGGCGACGTTCGAACTGCCACACGGCGACGAGACGATGGGCTTCGTCGCCTGGTGTCACGACCACGGCGCGGTCGACGCCGTCGAGTACGGCGACCGGGTCAGTCTCGAACTCCGGGCACGCCCGTCCGTGGTCGAGCAGGCCCGCGCGAGGGCGACGGACGTCACGGACGGCGCAGGGGCCGACGGCCGTGCTTGA
- the hisC gene encoding histidinol-phosphate transaminase, protein MKPRDLSAHVAYEAGRGIEEVARDLGVDPAALTKLASNENPHGTSPAAVEAIQETAPGVSSYPKAAHADLRDALADRWDCDAAQVWLANGGDGALDYLARAMLDPGDTVLVPNPGFAYYGMSARYHHGEVETYELDRPDLSLTAEAVLSDYDGERIVYLTSPHNPTGGTFTLDAIERIADETGEETLVLVDEAYGEYADVDSARGLLDERDDVAILRTFSKAYGLAGVRLGYALVPEDWADAYARVNTPFAASELACRAGLAALEDDAHVERSVETARWAREYMREEIDAPVWPSEANFVLVDVSNARGPEGAGTVADEMQRAGVIIRDCTSFGLPGCVRITCGTEDGTHEAVETLNEVLDA, encoded by the coding sequence ATGAAACCACGCGACCTCTCTGCGCACGTCGCCTACGAGGCGGGGCGCGGCATCGAGGAGGTCGCCAGGGACCTCGGCGTGGACCCGGCGGCACTCACGAAGCTCGCGTCGAACGAGAACCCCCACGGCACCTCGCCGGCGGCGGTCGAGGCCATCCAGGAGACCGCACCGGGCGTCTCCTCGTACCCGAAGGCGGCCCACGCCGACCTCAGGGACGCCCTGGCCGACCGCTGGGACTGCGACGCCGCACAGGTGTGGCTCGCGAACGGCGGCGACGGCGCGCTCGACTACCTCGCCCGGGCGATGCTCGACCCCGGCGACACCGTGCTCGTGCCGAACCCGGGTTTCGCCTACTACGGGATGAGCGCGCGCTACCACCACGGCGAGGTCGAGACGTACGAACTCGACCGGCCCGACCTCTCGCTCACCGCCGAGGCGGTGCTCTCCGACTACGACGGCGAGCGCATCGTCTACCTCACCAGCCCGCACAACCCGACGGGCGGGACGTTCACCCTCGACGCCATCGAGCGCATCGCCGACGAGACCGGCGAGGAGACGCTCGTCCTCGTCGACGAGGCCTACGGCGAGTACGCCGACGTCGACAGCGCACGCGGTCTGCTCGACGAGCGCGACGACGTGGCCATCCTGCGGACGTTCTCGAAGGCGTACGGCCTCGCCGGCGTGCGACTGGGTTACGCGCTCGTCCCCGAAGACTGGGCAGACGCCTACGCCCGGGTGAACACACCGTTCGCGGCGAGCGAGCTGGCCTGCCGGGCCGGACTCGCCGCCCTCGAAGACGACGCGCACGTCGAGAGATCCGTCGAGACGGCGCGCTGGGCGCGCGAGTACATGCGCGAGGAGATCGACGCCCCGGTGTGGCCCTCCGAGGCCAACTTCGTGCTCGTCGACGTGTCGAACGCGCGCGGTCCGGAGGGCGCGGGCACCGTCGCCGACGAGATGCAGCGCGCGGGCGTCATCATCCGTGACTGCACGAGCTTCGGGCTGCCGGGCTGTGTGCGAATCACCTGCGGCACCGAGGACGGGACCCACGAGGCCGTCGAGACGCTGAACGAGGTGCTCGACGCGTGA
- a CDS encoding adenylate kinase family protein, which produces MRVAVTGTPGTGKTTATDILAERRNDVDVVHLNEVIESEELYEAVDEERDSVVADLDRLAAWVDDYEAAGDDGADVLVLDSHLAHHLDADRVVVLRCAPEALATRLRERGESDAKAAENAESEALDVVLSKAVEAHGLDSVYEIETTRSSPEEVADALAAVVEGTREPSAGDVDYLDYL; this is translated from the coding sequence GTGAGGGTGGCGGTGACGGGAACCCCCGGGACGGGCAAGACGACGGCGACCGACATCCTCGCCGAGCGACGGAACGACGTTGACGTGGTCCACCTCAACGAGGTCATCGAGTCCGAGGAGCTGTACGAGGCGGTCGACGAAGAGCGCGACAGCGTGGTAGCGGACCTCGACCGGCTCGCAGCGTGGGTCGACGACTACGAGGCCGCAGGTGACGACGGGGCCGACGTGCTCGTGCTCGACTCCCACCTCGCACACCACCTCGACGCGGACCGCGTGGTCGTCCTCCGCTGTGCGCCCGAAGCACTCGCGACGCGGCTTCGGGAGCGGGGCGAGTCCGACGCGAAGGCGGCCGAGAACGCCGAGAGCGAGGCGCTGGACGTCGTGCTCTCCAAGGCGGTCGAGGCGCACGGGCTCGATTCCGTGTACGAGATCGAGACGACCCGGTCGAGTCCCGAGGAGGTCGCCGACGCCCTCGCGGCCGTGGTCGAGGGGACGCGAGAACCGAGCGCGGGCGACGTGGACTACCTCGACTACCTATGA
- a CDS encoding CDP-alcohol phosphatidyltransferase family protein: MTLDQLRPRIQALLDPFVRLADRLGLTPNAVSVIAFGLAGAAAVAFALGGPSVEAPTGSRAVWYALGAVCVGLNGWLDVIDGELARAQDVASEAGDVLDHVLDRYADLVIIAGFAAGIGRYDLGLAAVTGVLMTSYLGTQAQAVGVGRLYAGVLGRADRLALSGLVGFAAAVVSQTLYGLDIVGWLLVVFAVVGHITALQRFREVWGQLD, encoded by the coding sequence ATGACGCTCGACCAGCTCAGACCCAGAATCCAGGCGCTGCTCGACCCGTTCGTCCGGCTCGCCGACCGGCTCGGCCTGACACCCAACGCCGTGAGCGTCATCGCGTTCGGGCTCGCGGGCGCGGCCGCCGTCGCCTTCGCGCTCGGTGGGCCGTCCGTCGAGGCCCCCACCGGGAGCCGCGCCGTCTGGTACGCCCTCGGCGCGGTCTGTGTCGGCCTGAACGGCTGGTTGGACGTCATCGACGGTGAACTGGCGCGGGCGCAGGACGTGGCCAGCGAGGCCGGCGACGTGCTCGACCACGTGCTCGACCGGTACGCCGATCTCGTCATCATCGCCGGCTTCGCCGCCGGCATCGGCCGCTACGACCTCGGACTCGCGGCCGTCACGGGCGTCCTGATGACCTCCTACCTCGGCACGCAGGCCCAGGCCGTCGGCGTCGGCCGGCTCTACGCCGGCGTGCTCGGTCGCGCGGACCGCCTCGCGCTCTCCGGCCTCGTCGGCTTCGCCGCCGCCGTCGTCTCGCAGACCCTCTACGGACTGGACATCGTCGGCTGGCTGCTCGTCGTCTTCGCCGTCGTCGGACACATAACCGCACTCCAGCGGTTCCGCGAGGTCTGGGGCCAGCTGGACTGA
- a CDS encoding multiprotein bridging factor aMBF1 → MVQCEMCGAETASPKTVKVEGAELDVCDDCADFGTEVKTQQSSSTSTKYSTSSSSSSSSSSSSSSSSGGAGGGGSARRRSDMFDDMDELAQDYDDRIRRAREDRGLSQSDLANELNEKASLIRKLERGDTLPSDKVQTKLERFLDINLDMGSGSDEDSDWDSGSSTTTTLGDVVKRKD, encoded by the coding sequence ATGGTTCAGTGTGAGATGTGTGGTGCCGAGACGGCGTCGCCGAAGACGGTGAAGGTCGAAGGCGCAGAGCTCGATGTCTGCGACGACTGTGCCGACTTCGGAACGGAAGTGAAGACCCAGCAGTCCTCGAGCACCTCCACGAAGTACTCGACGAGCAGCTCGAGTTCTTCCTCGTCCTCCTCGAGCTCGTCCAGTTCGTCCGGCGGCGCGGGCGGTGGCGGCTCCGCCCGGCGTCGGTCGGACATGTTCGACGACATGGACGAGCTCGCCCAGGACTACGACGACCGCATCCGCCGGGCGCGCGAGGACCGCGGGCTGAGCCAGTCCGACCTCGCGAACGAGCTCAACGAGAAGGCCAGCCTCATCCGCAAGCTCGAGCGCGGGGACACGCTCCCGAGCGACAAGGTGCAGACCAAGCTCGAGCGGTTCCTCGACATCAACCTCGACATGGGGTCGGGGAGCGACGAGGACAGCGACTGGGACTCGGGTTCCTCGACGACGACCACGCTCGGCGACGTGGTCAAGCGCAAGGACTGA
- a CDS encoding DUF7139 domain-containing protein, protein MADEESPTAATGPEESPPDNPLYNLYREYIGEPEEETDVYLGFGLFFGGIVVGIVALLLTVVSFTSFEAGTDPFWNWTRIAYALGMLSLPATITGIVVLLPVERRAVYASAAGSVIDLAAVAWFVSVYPGQWNEYGVGATLGVISLYALGLVLVVGSTGAALVADQLERYRKPGPADIEPMEEEEEEEGESFSDAEIQADIDQAMSGVDLSWGGVEKSENRRLQFSVDEEMDTSAFSQQSAKVTRSQGVDSQIQNLKAMKGGEKKTATSNTTVDDQTQKLKELRERRQREEQRKSEESTSIAAATGGSGGLFARLKRALGLN, encoded by the coding sequence ATGGCCGACGAGGAATCACCGACTGCGGCGACAGGACCCGAGGAGTCGCCACCGGACAATCCGTTATACAATCTGTACCGCGAGTACATCGGCGAACCGGAGGAGGAAACCGACGTCTACCTGGGCTTCGGGCTGTTCTTCGGCGGTATCGTCGTGGGCATCGTCGCGCTGCTGTTGACCGTGGTCAGCTTCACGAGTTTCGAAGCGGGGACAGACCCGTTCTGGAACTGGACACGCATCGCGTACGCCCTCGGGATGCTCTCGCTCCCGGCGACCATCACCGGCATCGTGGTCCTGTTGCCGGTCGAACGGCGGGCTGTCTACGCCTCCGCCGCCGGGAGCGTCATCGACCTCGCCGCGGTCGCCTGGTTCGTCTCCGTCTACCCGGGCCAGTGGAACGAGTACGGCGTCGGTGCGACCCTCGGCGTCATCAGCCTCTACGCGCTCGGTCTCGTCCTCGTCGTCGGGTCGACCGGCGCGGCACTGGTCGCGGACCAGCTCGAACGCTACCGTAAGCCCGGCCCGGCCGACATCGAGCCGATGGAGGAAGAAGAGGAGGAGGAAGGCGAGTCCTTCTCCGACGCCGAGATCCAGGCGGACATCGACCAGGCGATGTCCGGCGTCGACCTCTCCTGGGGTGGCGTCGAGAAGAGCGAGAACCGCCGGCTCCAGTTCAGCGTCGACGAGGAGATGGACACCTCCGCGTTCAGCCAGCAGAGCGCGAAGGTGACGCGCTCGCAGGGCGTCGACTCCCAGATTCAGAACCTCAAGGCGATGAAAGGCGGCGAGAAGAAGACCGCCACCTCGAACACGACGGTCGACGACCAGACACAGAAGCTGAAGGAGCTCCGCGAGCGTCGACAGCGCGAGGAACAGCGCAAGTCCGAGGAGTCCACGAGCATCGCTGCGGCGACCGGTGGTAGCGGTGGACTATTCGCACGCCTCAAGCGGGCGCTCGGTCTCAACTGA
- a CDS encoding zf-TFIIB domain-containing protein gives MKECPRCGSSLSAYSLSDVEAYGCDSCGWVGVPVDHQSEPKLLESWQDAIQRFQKKFAADGLDEHAERLERVEQARRDAVSGDVEEEPEPDDESADGESVDDSAAEADESESEDGADAETDEPADASDEATEEADDEVVEETEVSDDEAVENEDGDGAEADSDAEGDEAQGDGTEAEADAENDAEDAPGGDGADEETDEEVEVAADGSGQ, from the coding sequence ATGAAAGAGTGCCCACGGTGTGGATCCTCGCTCAGTGCGTACTCGCTGAGCGACGTGGAGGCGTACGGCTGTGACTCGTGTGGGTGGGTCGGTGTGCCGGTCGACCACCAGAGCGAACCGAAGCTGCTCGAGTCCTGGCAGGACGCCATCCAGCGGTTCCAGAAGAAGTTCGCCGCCGACGGACTCGACGAACACGCCGAGCGGCTGGAGCGGGTCGAACAGGCCCGCCGCGATGCAGTGAGCGGCGACGTCGAGGAGGAGCCCGAGCCGGACGACGAGAGCGCCGACGGCGAGAGCGTTGACGACTCGGCTGCGGAGGCTGACGAGTCCGAGAGCGAAGACGGCGCGGATGCGGAGACCGACGAACCAGCGGACGCGAGCGACGAAGCGACGGAGGAAGCGGACGACGAAGTGGTGGAGGAGACCGAGGTTTCAGACGACGAAGCGGTCGAGAACGAGGACGGCGACGGGGCCGAAGCCGACTCCGACGCCGAGGGAGACGAGGCCCAGGGAGACGGCACCGAGGCCGAAGCGGACGCGGAGAACGACGCCGAAGACGCACCGGGCGGCGACGGCGCCGACGAGGAGACCGACGAAGAGGTCGAGGTCGCTGCGGACGGCTCCGGCCAGTAG
- a CDS encoding METTL5 family protein, whose translation MSTRRALAQQLGVVAGFDSPRTDLEQYPTPPEVAASIVHVADTQGDVVGATVLDLGTGTGMLALGTALRGAERVVGVDLDRGALATAQENERRVGARTTVEWCCGDATNPPLCPSGPTTVLMNPPFGAQDGNEHADRAFLTAASSLADVSYSVHNEGSRAFVESFAADNAGEVTHAFAAELDLERQFPFHESETHTVDAEVFRIEWDGDD comes from the coding sequence ATGAGTACACGGCGCGCGCTGGCGCAACAACTCGGCGTGGTCGCCGGCTTCGACTCGCCACGGACCGACCTCGAACAGTACCCGACACCGCCCGAGGTAGCGGCCTCCATCGTCCACGTCGCCGACACGCAGGGCGACGTCGTCGGCGCGACGGTACTCGACCTCGGCACCGGAACGGGGATGCTCGCGCTCGGAACCGCGCTCAGGGGCGCAGAGCGGGTCGTCGGCGTCGACCTCGACCGGGGCGCACTGGCGACCGCCCAGGAGAACGAACGTCGCGTGGGCGCACGCACGACCGTCGAGTGGTGCTGTGGCGACGCGACGAACCCGCCGCTCTGCCCGTCCGGCCCGACGACGGTGCTGATGAACCCGCCGTTCGGCGCACAGGACGGCAACGAGCACGCCGACCGGGCGTTCCTCACCGCGGCGTCGTCGCTCGCGGACGTCTCCTACTCAGTCCACAACGAGGGCAGCCGGGCGTTCGTCGAGTCCTTCGCGGCCGACAACGCTGGCGAGGTCACCCACGCGTTCGCGGCGGAGCTCGACCTCGAACGCCAGTTCCCCTTCCACGAGTCGGAGACGCACACCGTCGACGCGGAAGTGTTCAGAATCGAGTGGGACGGCGACGACTGA